In Nocardioides cavernae, a single genomic region encodes these proteins:
- a CDS encoding mycofactocin-coupled SDR family oxidoreductase codes for MAPRVILVTGAARGIGAATVRRLVAEGHRVVAVDSCAGENSEVSYALASRDDLDRVISDSSGAAVAFVADVRDLAALSRAVEVAVERWGRLDAAVAAAGVIAGGAPLWETDDRVVRHLWDVNVQGVWNTARAAVPVMLDGPSAGTARFVAVASAAGTFGLHRLAAYSASKHAVVGLVKGLAADLVGTGATACVVSPGSTATEMLAATARLYGMTDVQAFAANQLLGRVLDPEEVASAVAYCCGRDSVVNGSVIHADGGFAP; via the coding sequence ATGGCCCCGAGGGTCATCCTGGTCACTGGCGCTGCTCGTGGGATCGGCGCCGCCACCGTGCGCCGTCTGGTCGCAGAGGGTCACCGGGTGGTCGCTGTCGACTCATGCGCTGGCGAGAACAGTGAGGTGTCGTATGCACTCGCTTCGCGAGACGACCTCGACCGTGTGATCTCGGACAGCAGCGGTGCGGCGGTGGCCTTCGTTGCGGACGTCCGTGATCTCGCCGCTCTTTCACGGGCAGTAGAGGTCGCCGTCGAGCGGTGGGGACGACTCGATGCCGCCGTCGCCGCGGCAGGCGTGATTGCCGGTGGTGCCCCGTTGTGGGAGACCGATGATCGCGTGGTGCGTCACCTGTGGGACGTGAACGTGCAAGGCGTGTGGAATACGGCGCGGGCGGCGGTTCCCGTGATGTTGGACGGCCCGAGCGCGGGGACGGCGAGGTTCGTCGCTGTCGCCTCCGCCGCGGGCACCTTCGGACTTCACCGACTGGCCGCCTACAGCGCGTCCAAGCACGCCGTTGTCGGGTTGGTGAAGGGGTTGGCAGCTGACCTCGTTGGCACCGGTGCCACGGCCTGCGTGGTCTCGCCCGGCTCCACGGCAACCGAGATGCTTGCAGCCACCGCTCGCCTGTACGGCATGACCGACGTTCAAGCTTTCGCGGCCAACCAGCTGTTGGGGCGAGTTCTTGACCCTGAGGAGGTAGCGTCCGCGGTGGCTTACTGCTGCGGCCGCGATTCAGTCGTCAACGGCTCGGTGATCCACGCAGATGGAGGCTTTGCGCCGTGA
- the mftE gene encoding mycofactocin biosynthesis peptidyl-dipeptidase MftE, translating to MYRFQLSSAATTTVPANAVVLVPVGSIEQHGPHLPLDTDTVIATSVATGAAQRLRDAGHTVMVAPAVCYGASGEHQSFAGTSSIGINVLRHVLIELGRSMSNWADQVVFINAHGGNVGSVGPAVDQLTEEGHTVSWMPCRTEAFDLHAGRTETSLMLHLKPWDVRIEHAAVGNTGTLHELMPLMRSGGVRAVSPNGVLGDPAGATAEEGHAILNGMVDEISRALIRSLDKTGAS from the coding sequence ATGTACCGCTTTCAGCTGAGCAGCGCCGCGACCACGACCGTCCCGGCCAATGCGGTCGTACTGGTGCCCGTGGGATCGATCGAACAGCATGGCCCGCACCTCCCGCTCGACACGGACACCGTGATCGCCACCAGTGTCGCAACTGGTGCGGCTCAGCGGCTGCGCGACGCGGGCCACACGGTGATGGTGGCTCCCGCCGTTTGCTACGGGGCGAGCGGTGAGCACCAGAGCTTCGCGGGCACGAGCTCGATCGGAATCAACGTGCTGCGGCACGTGTTGATCGAGCTCGGCAGGTCAATGAGCAACTGGGCCGACCAAGTCGTCTTCATCAACGCTCACGGAGGCAACGTGGGGTCCGTCGGTCCTGCGGTGGACCAGTTGACGGAGGAAGGCCACACCGTCTCCTGGATGCCGTGCCGGACCGAGGCGTTCGATCTTCACGCCGGGCGCACGGAGACCTCGCTGATGCTGCATCTGAAACCGTGGGATGTGCGGATCGAACACGCCGCAGTTGGCAACACGGGAACGCTGCACGAGCTGATGCCGTTGATGCGGTCAGGCGGAGTCCGGGCGGTCTCCCCCAACGGGGTTCTCGGAGATCCTGCCGGAGCCACCGCCGAAGAGGGACACGCCATTCTGAACGGCATGGTGGATGAAATCAGCCGAGCCTTGATTCGGTCGCTGGACAAGACTGGCGCGAGTTGA
- the mftD gene encoding pre-mycofactocin synthase MftD (MftD, an enzyme found in the mycofactocin biosynthesis locus, performs an oxidative deamination of 3-amino-5-[(p-hydroxyphenyl)methyl]-4,4-dimethyl-2-pyrrolidinone (AHDP). The resulting compound, now called pre-mycofactocin (PMFT), is a biologically active redox cofactor that can oxidize the non-exchangeable NADH of TIGR03971 family SDR-type oxidoreductases.) codes for MKLENPWRQNPWFESVAVAQARARKRLPAPVYGALVAGSERGQSVEDNEAAFAELGLAPHVVGQQPVRTMDTTVFGQHIGLPVIFSPTGVQAVHPDGEVAVARAAAARNTIMGLSNFASKSVEDVTATGATTFFQMYWTGDQDTMVQRMQRAHEAGSKGLIATLDWSFSMGRDWGSPEIPEKVDLKAMVRLAPKVVTKPRWMWQFGQQYRQTGKLPDLSAPNLAPPGGEAPTFFGAYYEWMTTPPPTWDDVAWMRDTWKQISGTPFVLKGVCRIDDARRAVDVGVDGISVSNHGGNNLDGTPAAIRMVRPIAQTVGHQIDVVMDGGVRRGSDVVKALALGAKAVLIGRAYLWGLAANGQAGVENVLDVMSGGIDSALRGLALSSTTELRHAHLLVPADFDRALGAVADASVAP; via the coding sequence ATGAAGCTCGAGAACCCCTGGAGGCAGAATCCTTGGTTCGAGTCGGTCGCCGTAGCGCAGGCGCGGGCACGGAAGCGCCTTCCGGCGCCCGTCTATGGGGCCCTCGTGGCTGGATCCGAGCGAGGCCAGAGCGTTGAGGACAACGAGGCGGCATTCGCGGAGCTCGGACTCGCGCCGCACGTCGTTGGTCAGCAGCCAGTTCGGACGATGGACACGACTGTCTTCGGTCAGCACATCGGCTTGCCGGTCATCTTCAGCCCCACCGGCGTCCAAGCCGTACATCCGGATGGGGAGGTGGCGGTCGCGCGCGCCGCGGCGGCACGCAACACCATCATGGGCTTGTCGAACTTCGCCTCCAAGTCGGTCGAGGATGTCACCGCCACCGGGGCGACGACGTTCTTCCAGATGTACTGGACCGGCGACCAGGACACGATGGTGCAACGAATGCAGCGGGCTCACGAAGCCGGCTCGAAGGGCCTCATTGCCACGCTCGACTGGTCCTTCTCCATGGGGCGCGACTGGGGTAGCCCAGAGATCCCGGAGAAGGTGGATCTGAAGGCGATGGTGCGCTTGGCTCCGAAGGTGGTGACCAAGCCGAGATGGATGTGGCAGTTCGGCCAGCAGTACCGCCAGACTGGCAAGCTTCCCGATCTCTCGGCCCCGAATCTCGCGCCTCCCGGTGGCGAGGCTCCTACCTTCTTCGGTGCCTACTACGAGTGGATGACGACCCCGCCCCCCACGTGGGACGACGTGGCATGGATGCGGGACACATGGAAGCAGATCTCTGGGACGCCCTTCGTCCTGAAGGGTGTCTGCCGGATTGACGATGCACGCCGCGCCGTCGATGTGGGCGTTGACGGAATCTCGGTGTCCAACCACGGGGGCAACAACTTGGACGGCACTCCCGCGGCCATTCGCATGGTGCGCCCGATCGCCCAGACCGTCGGACATCAGATCGACGTGGTCATGGACGGTGGCGTTCGCCGCGGGTCCGACGTGGTGAAGGCACTCGCGCTTGGCGCGAAGGCAGTGCTGATCGGCCGTGCCTACTTGTGGGGACTGGCCGCCAACGGTCAGGCCGGCGTTGAGAACGTCCTCGACGTCATGTCCGGCGGAATCGACAGTGCGCTGCGCGGGCTGGCCTTGAGCTCGACAACCGAGCTGCGTCACGCGCACCTGCTCGTACCGGCGGACTTCGATCGTGCCCTCGGCGCGGTCGCGGATGCCAGCGTCGCACCCTAG
- the mftC gene encoding mycofactocin radical SAM maturase (MftC is a radical SAM/SPASM enzyme that catalyzes the first two steps in biosynthesis of the electron carrier mycofactocin from the terminal Val-Tyr dipeptide of the precursor peptide MftA.) — protein MTITPIRPATPAPRPSGGSLVEQFELGLDAPICLTWELTYACNLECAHCLSSSGRRDPRELTTEQCEAVIDELQRMQVFYVNIGGGEPTIRPDFWHLLQYAVDHQVGVKFSTNGVRLTPERAAFLASPACNGYVDVQISLDGATAEVNDYVRGPGSYDTALTALQNLQDAGFTDAKISVVCTRQNIGQLDDFQALADRFGATLRLTRLRPSGRGADVWDELHPLPHQQRELYDWLMAKGDGVLTGDSFFHLAAFGEALPGLNLCGAGRVVCLIDPIGDVYACPFAIHDQFHAGNLLADGGFKAVWQTSPLFQELRSPQTGGACAKCTFYDSCRGGCMAAKFFTGLPLDGPDPECVQGYGEQALAGERTIPPASQDHSKAAPTRNQPVMLTLMTRPPVSACAESPLAGFNPDIDQSSSTSHSTNGCCS, from the coding sequence ATGACCATCACCCCCATTCGGCCGGCCACCCCGGCCCCGCGCCCCAGCGGCGGCTCGCTCGTCGAGCAGTTCGAGCTGGGCCTCGACGCCCCGATCTGCCTGACCTGGGAGCTCACCTACGCCTGCAACCTCGAGTGCGCGCACTGCTTGTCCAGCAGCGGCCGCCGCGACCCCCGCGAGCTCACCACCGAGCAGTGTGAGGCCGTCATCGACGAGCTCCAGCGGATGCAAGTCTTCTACGTCAATATCGGCGGCGGCGAGCCGACGATCCGCCCCGACTTCTGGCATCTGCTGCAGTACGCGGTCGACCACCAGGTCGGCGTGAAGTTCTCCACCAACGGCGTGCGACTGACCCCCGAGCGCGCGGCGTTCCTCGCCTCTCCGGCCTGCAACGGCTACGTCGACGTGCAGATTTCCCTCGACGGCGCCACCGCCGAGGTCAACGACTACGTACGCGGCCCCGGGTCCTACGACACCGCGCTCACCGCCCTGCAGAACCTCCAGGACGCTGGCTTCACCGACGCCAAGATTTCGGTGGTCTGCACGCGGCAGAACATCGGGCAGCTCGACGACTTTCAGGCCCTCGCGGACCGCTTCGGGGCCACCCTGCGGCTGACCCGCCTTCGCCCGAGCGGCCGCGGTGCTGACGTCTGGGACGAGCTGCACCCGCTGCCGCACCAGCAGCGCGAGCTCTACGACTGGCTGATGGCCAAGGGCGACGGCGTGCTGACCGGCGACTCCTTCTTCCACCTCGCCGCTTTCGGCGAGGCACTCCCGGGCCTCAACCTCTGCGGGGCCGGCCGCGTGGTCTGCCTGATCGACCCGATCGGCGACGTCTACGCCTGCCCATTCGCGATCCACGACCAGTTCCACGCCGGCAACCTGCTGGCCGACGGCGGCTTCAAGGCGGTCTGGCAGACCTCACCGCTGTTCCAGGAGCTCCGCTCGCCGCAGACCGGTGGCGCCTGCGCGAAGTGCACGTTCTACGACTCGTGCCGCGGCGGGTGCATGGCCGCCAAGTTCTTCACCGGCCTGCCACTCGACGGCCCCGACCCCGAGTGCGTGCAGGGCTACGGCGAGCAGGCGCTCGCCGGCGAGCGCACGATCCCTCCTGCCAGCCAGGACCACTCCAAGGCCGCCCCCACCCGCAACCAGCCCGTGATGCTCACGCTGATGACGCGCCCTCCGGTGAGCGCCTGCGCCGAAAGTCCGCTGGCGGGCTTCAACCCTGACATCGATCAGTCCTCCTCCACATCCCACTCCACGAACGGCTGTTGCTCATGA
- the mftB gene encoding mycofactocin biosynthesis chaperone MftB (MftB, a small protein, is a peptide chaperone that assists the radical SAM enzyme MftC in performing two modifications to the C-terminal Val-Tyr dipeptide of the mycofactocin precursor peptide, MftA. MftB's role is analogous to the role of PqqD in the biosynthesis of PQQ, a cofactor that derives entirely from a Tyr and a Glu in the precursor PqqA.) yields the protein MLDEPWALSPSVALRPEPFGALAYHFGNRKLTFLKRPELVAVVRALDTEPNVRSALVASGVPEAQHAAYAQALAGLARTDMIRPRAEEMSE from the coding sequence ATGCTGGACGAGCCGTGGGCCCTGTCGCCCTCGGTCGCACTACGGCCGGAGCCGTTTGGCGCTCTGGCCTACCACTTCGGGAACCGGAAGCTGACGTTCCTGAAGCGGCCAGAACTGGTGGCGGTGGTCCGGGCCCTGGACACGGAGCCCAACGTTCGCTCGGCTCTCGTCGCATCGGGCGTTCCTGAAGCCCAGCACGCGGCCTACGCCCAGGCACTCGCGGGCCTCGCGAGAACCGACATGATCCGCCCCCGCGCCGAGGAGATGTCCGAATGA
- the mftA gene encoding mycofactocin precursor MftA (Mycofactocin is a small molecule electron carrier derived from the final two amino acids, Val-Tyr, of MftA, the mycofactocin precursor. It plays a role in redox homeostasis and the metabolism of alcohols and aldehydes in Actinobacteria, including Mycobacterium tuberculosis.), translated as MNKQQLEQTDRQDELVAEDLIEEVSIDGMCGVY; from the coding sequence GTGAACAAGCAGCAGCTCGAGCAGACCGACCGTCAGGACGAACTCGTCGCCGAGGACCTCATCGAAGAGGTATCCATCGACGGCATGTGCGGCGTCTACTAA
- the mftR gene encoding mycofactocin system transcriptional regulator (MftR, the mycofactocin system transcriptional regulator, is an uncharacterized TetR family DNA-binding transcription factor. Its role is inferred by context. It occurs as part of the biosynthesis locus for mycofactocin, a partially characterized electron carrier derived from the terminal Val-Tyr dipeptide of the precursor peptide MftA, through a radical SAM enzyme-mediated process.) — MTKSTTRPAGRGRPIVTSHAEIERRAFELFGERGFAGTTMADIAREVGVGTRTLFRYYPSKNDIPWGQFDQTLIHFRRLLTSQSEVIPVHEAVHRAVVEFNRFPADSQPSHRDRMRLILRTPELQAHSVLKYAEWRIVIADYVALRLGQDPGGWLPLAAGHVSLALALTAYERWLDDPDADIVDAVEQSMASLKDYLQAAS, encoded by the coding sequence GTGACGAAGTCGACGACGCGTCCTGCGGGCCGCGGGAGGCCCATTGTCACGTCGCACGCAGAGATCGAGCGCCGCGCTTTCGAGCTCTTCGGCGAACGTGGCTTCGCCGGAACGACCATGGCCGACATCGCGCGCGAGGTCGGCGTGGGAACGCGCACCTTGTTCCGGTACTACCCGTCGAAGAACGACATCCCCTGGGGCCAGTTCGACCAGACGCTGATCCACTTCCGACGCCTTCTGACGTCGCAGTCCGAGGTGATACCAGTCCACGAAGCAGTGCACCGGGCGGTTGTGGAGTTCAACAGGTTCCCTGCTGACTCTCAGCCATCTCACCGCGATCGCATGCGGCTCATACTGAGGACTCCCGAGCTCCAAGCGCACTCGGTCTTGAAGTACGCCGAATGGCGCATCGTCATCGCTGACTACGTAGCGTTGCGGCTGGGCCAGGACCCGGGAGGCTGGCTGCCGCTCGCGGCCGGACATGTCTCGCTAGCACTCGCTCTGACTGCCTACGAGCGATGGCTGGACGATCCCGACGCCGACATCGTCGACGCCGTGGAGCAGTCGATGGCCTCGTTGAAGGACTACCTCCAGGCTGCCTCCTGA
- a CDS encoding alternate-type signal peptide domain-containing protein, protein MKRDIGMNTMIKGSIAGATGIALLMGGFGTYALWSDSEDLAAHGVQSGELDIATSAGVYDDANSAAANDWTATDKMVPGDKVTYTQTFTVKGSGKNLKGTIAYVKPALATTFTGLTQTVDITSSTTDITAGSTAGTFTFAQPFGTATLTAKVTYTLPAGTANQVDQNKAATLPAAAFTISQG, encoded by the coding sequence ATGAAGCGGGATATCGGCATGAACACCATGATCAAGGGCTCCATCGCCGGCGCGACCGGCATCGCGCTGCTGATGGGCGGCTTCGGCACCTACGCGCTGTGGAGCGACAGCGAGGACCTGGCCGCCCACGGCGTCCAGTCCGGCGAGCTCGACATCGCCACCTCTGCCGGGGTCTACGACGACGCCAACTCGGCGGCGGCCAACGACTGGACCGCCACGGACAAGATGGTGCCGGGCGACAAGGTCACCTACACCCAGACCTTCACCGTCAAGGGCTCCGGCAAGAACCTCAAGGGCACGATCGCCTACGTCAAGCCGGCGCTGGCCACCACCTTCACCGGGCTGACCCAGACCGTCGACATCACCTCCAGCACCACCGACATCACGGCGGGGAGCACGGCGGGCACCTTCACCTTCGCCCAGCCCTTCGGCACCGCGACGCTGACCGCCAAGGTGACCTACACCCTGCCGGCCGGCACGGCCAACCAGGTCGACCAGAACAAGGCCGCCACGCTGCCGGCCGCCGCGTTCACCATCAGCCAGGGCTGA
- a CDS encoding signal peptidase I: MSGVGRLAAKTISWALLAIVVGAGLALIVVPKATGGKPLTVLSGSMVPTYDPGDVVIVRDADTRHLEVGQVITFQPTSDDPRLTTHRVIGVTYGSEGTRYITQGDANDAPDPDPVRPAQVQGEVWYSVPLVGYVSVWMATGPLGQLVNWFAFGLIAYSVVQIGRGLRQHHRRSADQRVPAADHHERAERSDGPHEGRRTVPRQRATPR, from the coding sequence GTGAGCGGCGTCGGGCGCCTCGCCGCCAAGACCATCAGCTGGGCGCTGCTCGCGATCGTGGTCGGCGCGGGCCTGGCGCTGATCGTGGTGCCGAAGGCCACGGGGGGCAAGCCGTTGACGGTGCTGAGCGGATCGATGGTCCCGACCTACGACCCCGGCGACGTGGTGATCGTCCGCGACGCCGACACGCGGCACCTCGAGGTCGGCCAGGTCATCACCTTCCAGCCGACCTCCGACGACCCCCGGCTCACCACCCACCGGGTGATCGGGGTGACCTACGGCTCCGAGGGCACGCGCTACATCACGCAGGGTGACGCCAACGACGCTCCCGACCCCGACCCGGTGCGACCGGCCCAGGTCCAGGGCGAGGTGTGGTACTCGGTGCCCCTCGTCGGCTACGTCTCGGTCTGGATGGCCACCGGACCGCTCGGACAGCTCGTGAACTGGTTCGCGTTCGGCCTCATCGCCTACAGCGTCGTGCAGATCGGCCGCGGACTCCGGCAGCACCACCGGCGCTCCGCGGACCAGCGCGTGCCCGCCGCCGACCACCACGAGCGTGCCGAGCGATCGGATGGCCCTCACGAGGGCCGGAGGACCGTCCCGCGCCAGCGCGCGACCCCGAGGTAG
- a CDS encoding ATP-binding protein — protein MEADTGPGGFAVALRRLRESRSLTQEELAERSGVTAKAISALERGERRRPYPHTVRSLADGLRLEDDERAGLLAAVPSRSPMSSPPEVDAPPPAPEPSATAVPSPTGPTFGRSDELRRILDLVAGTTGTAGTAERLVTLTGPGGVGKTRLATEVLTRAGGSFPDGTTFVDLSPVRDPAVVLPRIATALGVVEGAHAAGLADHLAAHLAGRRVLVVLDNLEQVLAAAPAVADLLARAPGLTVVATSRAPLRVRAEREVPVGPLALPEDDEPASVSASPAISVFLDRAAATGVQWAVTPETAATLAGIVRRLDGLPLALELAAAGARVLPPEALLARLEHRGLDPGLGDGPRDLPDRQRTMTTVLDWSADLLEPEEWDLLMRLSVFSGGFSLDSVDAVVGSAGGAQGSDDVLPALTSLVEQSLVVPVAAPDRIPRFRLLEPVRQYAAVRAQAAGVALPTAEAHAAHFRELAGEAHGRLLSSGIGHVLDRLDADHANLRSAYLRLLELDRHADAADLTHSLWLHLGLRGYAREGLGWLDGLAGAGTDAAVVRAAVARMGLMLVVGDVAGMRREAAVALPLAHRVGDPTIEGEARVLAGLAAVFAGDLAAAAELLRPDLQLPGGDAGRWISLHFLIGLGQRALVGGDVDTAQSLLRDALAAARELGNEFALATTLNTVATLREVLGDDRGAAMLLGESLRTAWPLRLTWTIGYAVPALAGVAARSGDHEAAATLFGAAATLGAATAVDPHFPPSRETADAGLVTARDALGERAFLASWEVGRSMTAVQVAELAGTVVAEITDRGRG, from the coding sequence GTGGAGGCCGACACAGGACCGGGCGGGTTCGCCGTTGCGCTCCGGCGCCTGCGCGAGTCGCGGTCGCTGACCCAGGAGGAGCTCGCCGAGCGGTCCGGCGTCACGGCCAAGGCCATCAGCGCCCTCGAGCGCGGCGAGCGGCGGCGCCCCTATCCCCACACGGTTCGCTCGCTCGCCGACGGGCTCCGTCTCGAGGACGACGAGCGCGCCGGCCTTCTCGCGGCGGTCCCGTCCCGCTCGCCGATGTCGTCGCCGCCCGAGGTCGACGCCCCGCCACCCGCGCCGGAGCCGTCCGCCACTGCCGTGCCGTCACCGACCGGACCCACGTTCGGGCGCAGCGACGAGCTCCGCCGGATCCTCGACCTCGTCGCTGGGACCACAGGGACCGCAGGGACCGCCGAACGGCTCGTCACGCTGACCGGGCCGGGCGGCGTGGGCAAGACCCGGCTGGCGACCGAGGTGCTGACGCGGGCCGGGGGGTCCTTCCCCGACGGCACCACGTTCGTCGACCTGTCGCCCGTGCGCGACCCCGCCGTCGTCCTGCCCCGCATCGCGACGGCACTGGGCGTCGTGGAGGGTGCCCACGCCGCCGGGCTCGCCGACCACCTGGCCGCGCACCTCGCGGGGCGACGCGTCCTGGTGGTCCTCGACAACCTCGAGCAGGTCCTGGCCGCCGCTCCGGCGGTCGCCGACCTCCTGGCACGCGCCCCCGGGCTGACCGTGGTCGCGACCAGTCGCGCCCCGTTGCGCGTCCGCGCCGAGCGCGAGGTCCCGGTCGGCCCGCTCGCACTGCCCGAGGACGACGAGCCCGCCTCCGTCTCCGCGTCGCCCGCGATCTCGGTGTTCCTCGACCGCGCCGCGGCGACGGGCGTCCAGTGGGCAGTGACCCCGGAGACCGCGGCCACCCTCGCCGGGATCGTACGGCGCCTCGACGGCCTCCCCCTGGCGCTCGAGCTCGCCGCGGCCGGTGCTCGCGTCCTGCCGCCGGAGGCCTTGCTGGCCCGACTCGAGCATCGGGGGCTCGACCCCGGTCTCGGTGACGGACCTCGCGACCTCCCGGACCGCCAGCGGACGATGACGACCGTCCTCGACTGGAGTGCGGACCTCCTCGAGCCCGAGGAGTGGGACCTCCTCATGCGCCTGTCGGTCTTCTCGGGCGGCTTCTCGCTCGACTCGGTCGACGCTGTCGTCGGCAGTGCCGGCGGCGCGCAGGGCTCGGACGACGTCCTCCCGGCGCTGACGTCGCTGGTCGAGCAGTCACTCGTGGTGCCCGTGGCCGCACCGGACCGGATCCCGCGTTTCCGGCTGCTCGAGCCGGTGCGGCAGTACGCAGCCGTGCGGGCGCAGGCGGCGGGCGTCGCCCTCCCGACGGCCGAGGCCCACGCCGCGCACTTCCGCGAGCTGGCGGGCGAGGCCCACGGCCGGCTGCTGTCCAGCGGTATCGGGCACGTCCTCGACCGCCTCGACGCCGACCATGCGAACCTGCGCTCGGCCTACCTCCGGCTGCTCGAGCTCGACCGCCACGCCGACGCGGCCGACCTCACCCATTCGTTGTGGCTGCACCTCGGCCTGCGGGGGTACGCGCGCGAGGGCCTGGGGTGGCTCGACGGCCTCGCCGGTGCCGGGACGGACGCCGCGGTCGTCCGCGCTGCGGTCGCCCGCATGGGGCTCATGCTCGTCGTCGGTGACGTCGCCGGCATGAGGCGCGAAGCCGCCGTGGCCCTGCCACTCGCGCACCGGGTCGGTGACCCGACGATCGAGGGCGAGGCGAGGGTGCTCGCCGGCCTGGCCGCGGTGTTCGCGGGTGACCTCGCCGCGGCGGCGGAGCTGCTGCGACCGGACCTGCAGCTGCCGGGGGGTGACGCCGGGCGCTGGATCTCCCTCCACTTCCTCATCGGGCTCGGCCAGCGGGCGCTCGTCGGCGGCGACGTCGACACGGCCCAGTCGCTGCTCCGAGATGCGCTCGCCGCCGCTCGAGAGCTCGGGAACGAGTTCGCCCTGGCGACCACCCTCAACACCGTGGCGACGCTGCGTGAGGTGCTCGGCGACGACCGCGGCGCGGCGATGCTCCTCGGGGAGTCCCTCCGCACCGCCTGGCCACTGCGGCTCACCTGGACGATCGGGTACGCGGTGCCGGCGCTGGCGGGCGTGGCGGCACGGTCCGGCGACCACGAGGCCGCTGCCACGCTGTTCGGCGCCGCGGCGACCCTCGGTGCCGCCACCGCGGTCGACCCGCACTTCCCGCCGTCCCGCGAGACCGCCGACGCCGGCCTGGTGACGGCGCGGGACGCACTGGGCGAGCGCGCCTTCCTCGCTTCGTGGGAGGTCGGCCGGTCGATGACGGCCGTCCAGGTGGCGGAGCTCGCGGGGACGGTCGTCGCCGAGATCACCGACCGCGGACGCGGGTGA
- a CDS encoding hemerythrin domain-containing protein gives MTTTFSTTPTADRPWVHEMVIVHRVFRRELTILPRLVREVSDDDTKRAATLAGAVRLVLGGLHHHHTGEDVILWPALLERAAPSTGLVETMQAQHEVVEGHMARVEPLLQAWEKSPTTARGAELADLLDRLATALVEHLDLEEREILPLAERHVTVAEWNSLGEQGIDEMDQKQLPIIFGAILEECAPEERRAMLAKLPLPVRLVVRTVGAWQYRRYVTRVRGR, from the coding sequence ATGACCACCACCTTCAGCACCACTCCGACCGCCGACCGCCCATGGGTGCACGAGATGGTCATCGTCCATCGCGTCTTCCGGCGTGAGCTCACGATCCTGCCGCGGCTCGTCCGCGAGGTCAGCGACGACGACACGAAGCGCGCGGCGACGCTCGCCGGCGCGGTGCGGCTCGTCCTCGGCGGTCTGCACCACCACCACACCGGTGAGGACGTGATCCTGTGGCCGGCTCTCCTCGAGCGGGCGGCGCCGTCCACCGGGCTCGTCGAGACGATGCAGGCACAGCACGAGGTCGTCGAGGGCCACATGGCACGCGTCGAGCCTCTCCTCCAGGCGTGGGAGAAGTCGCCGACGACAGCCCGCGGAGCCGAGCTCGCCGACCTCCTCGACCGCCTGGCCACTGCCCTCGTCGAGCACCTCGACCTCGAGGAGCGCGAGATCCTCCCGCTCGCGGAGCGCCACGTCACCGTCGCGGAGTGGAACAGCCTCGGCGAGCAGGGCATCGACGAGATGGACCAGAAGCAGCTGCCCATCATCTTCGGCGCGATCCTCGAGGAGTGCGCCCCCGAGGAGCGTCGCGCGATGCTCGCGAAGCTCCCGCTGCCGGTCCGCCTCGTCGTCCGGACCGTCGGTGCGTGGCAGTACCGGCGCTACGTCACCCGCGTCCGCGGTCGGTGA